GCTACCAGGGCGGCCTGTTCGATCCCCGCTCCGGCCATCTGCACCCGCTCAACTACACGCTGGGCCTGGCCCGCGCGGCGCTGGCTGCCGGCGTGGCCATCCACGAGCAGACGCCGGTTTTACGCATCGAACAGGGCGACGCGCCCAAGGCATTCACCGAGCATGGCGTCGTGCGTTGCCGCCACTTGGTGCTGGCCTGCAATTCCTACATCGGCGCGCTGGCGCCGCAGTTGGAGCGGCGCATCATGCCGGCCGGCACCTATGTGATCGCCACCGAGCCGTTGGGCGAGGAGAGGGCGCGCGCGCTGATCGCCGACAATATGGCGGTGTGCGACACCAACTTCGTGCTCGACTACTACCGGCTGTCCGCCGACCACCGTCTGCTGTTCGGCGGCAAGGTCAGCTATTCCGGCCACGAGCCGCGCGATCTGGCCGGCGCCATGCGCGCCGACATGCTGCGCGTGTTCCCGCAGTTGGCCGATGTCGGCATTGCCTATGCCTGGGGCGGCTTCTGCGACATCACCGTCAACCGCGCGCCGGACTTCGGCCGCCTGTCCGGCAGCGTCTACTACCTGCAAGGCTTTTCCGGACACGGCGTCAACATCACCGGCCTGGCCGGCAAGGTGGTGGCCGAAGCGATCGCCGGCACCTCGTCGCGGTTGGACCTGTTTTCCAAGATCCGCCACCGCGACTTTCCCGGCGGCAAGCTGCTGCGCACCCCGGCGCTGGTGTTGGGGATGGCTTACTACCGGATCAGGGATTATCTGTAGACAGCGCCGGCGTAGGCGTTATGTCTGAAGCCCGAGCATGTGATAGCGTGCTCGGGCTATTTATTTTATTGGTCGTTTACCGGGAAATAATTGCGGGCTTATTTGCTGTATCATGTTGATTTTATAGATCTAAGGCTTTTCTCCGCTTGTGTGGT
This genomic window from Chromobacterium violaceum ATCC 12472 contains:
- a CDS encoding NAD(P)/FAD-dependent oxidoreductase, whose amino-acid sequence is MLRFAHQPHPPSYYAATAHAWDPQPPLRGEAGCDVCVVGGGLAGLSAALNLREKGFSVILLEGSHVGFGASGRNGGQVIAGYAGDIESIRAQVGDEAAKALWDMSVEAVEIIDERVRRHGIQCDWQRGYVSAAVKPRHLRELEAWQREAEERYGYGGMRLWDRAALRGKLASERYQGGLFDPRSGHLHPLNYTLGLARAALAAGVAIHEQTPVLRIEQGDAPKAFTEHGVVRCRHLVLACNSYIGALAPQLERRIMPAGTYVIATEPLGEERARALIADNMAVCDTNFVLDYYRLSADHRLLFGGKVSYSGHEPRDLAGAMRADMLRVFPQLADVGIAYAWGGFCDITVNRAPDFGRLSGSVYYLQGFSGHGVNITGLAGKVVAEAIAGTSSRLDLFSKIRHRDFPGGKLLRTPALVLGMAYYRIRDYL